One window from the genome of Sulfodiicoccus acidiphilus encodes:
- a CDS encoding nascent polypeptide-associated complex protein: protein MVSSKDVKKLKKMGIETDQINAIRVIIETPDTIITIDEPTVIQAKVGGQSAITVMGGKKSETVKSSRVEVSQEDVNFVIAQTGKSEKEAREALERANGDIAKAISILSGGS, encoded by the coding sequence ATGGTTAGTTCCAAGGATGTTAAGAAGCTCAAGAAGATGGGGATTGAAACTGATCAGATAAACGCTATTAGAGTTATTATAGAAACTCCTGATACCATCATTACGATAGATGAGCCTACTGTGATCCAAGCCAAGGTGGGGGGACAGAGCGCGATAACTGTAATGGGGGGCAAGAAGTCTGAGACTGTGAAGTCTAGCAGAGTCGAGGTAAGCCAAGAAGACGTAAACTTCGTTATAGCACAAACTGGAAAGAGCGAGAAGGAAGCTAGGGAGGCACTGGAGAGGGCTAATGGTGACATAGCTAAAGCTATATCGATCTTGAGTGGAGGCTCCTGA
- a CDS encoding helix-turn-helix domain-containing protein, producing the protein MSLENVIETIAKRIAGDVVWNENPGLAMRKWRVAFNASQSDVARMLNVSTSVIGDYEKGRRIPGTRFIKKFVQSLIDIDKERGLPLIKELAKGISVNPDYVIDAGDFYEPVSFDRLLKLTDGILINSFYPEVQVYGYLVTDSIRSISMHRGNEFYQLLGLSINRALIFTKVRSGRSPMIALRIAPIKPNVVILHRPIKFDPLAMVLADSDGIPVILSTLKSEEELVKNLRSLHSRSI; encoded by the coding sequence ATGAGCCTAGAGAACGTTATAGAGACCATCGCGAAGCGTATAGCAGGAGATGTAGTGTGGAACGAGAATCCAGGTCTAGCAATGAGAAAGTGGAGGGTTGCATTCAATGCCTCTCAATCTGATGTAGCGAGGATGCTTAACGTATCAACGTCAGTAATTGGAGATTACGAGAAAGGGAGGAGAATACCAGGCACTAGGTTCATCAAGAAATTCGTGCAGTCTTTAATAGATATCGATAAGGAGAGAGGATTGCCTCTTATCAAGGAACTCGCTAAGGGAATTAGCGTAAATCCTGACTACGTCATAGACGCTGGTGATTTCTATGAGCCAGTCTCGTTTGATAGGTTACTGAAACTGACTGATGGTATTCTTATTAACAGTTTCTATCCAGAGGTTCAAGTCTACGGCTATCTAGTCACAGATAGTATAAGATCGATTTCTATGCATCGAGGTAACGAGTTCTATCAACTTCTAGGGCTCAGTATAAACAGGGCCCTAATATTTACTAAAGTCAGAAGTGGTAGGTCTCCCATGATAGCATTACGGATAGCACCCATAAAACCTAACGTTGTAATCCTTCATAGACCCATAAAGTTCGACCCGTTAGCGATGGTTCTAGCCGACTCAGACGGAATTCCCGTCATACTATCAACACTTAAATCGGAGGAGGAACTGGTGAAGAACCTCAGGAGCCTCCACTCAAGATCGATATAG
- a CDS encoding cryptochrome/photolyase family protein, which yields MFCAFLFRRDLRLQDNTGLNLALESCQAVVPLLVLDPRQLLHNEYKSDFAIAFFINSIVELNEELKTLGGELNLIEGIAEDVIPSLPVNAIFFNQDYTPFAKIRDEKLMERCKSRGIQVNVTEDYTLMPKEFFLRKGRPYHTFSRFYAEAMGISIRKPVGTKGGKFSKSKLGTSTRILSKYVVGEKPIVRGGRREAMGLLERARTLNVDKREFPAEEATTMLSAHIKFGTVSIREAYYNVPEPIRRQLFWRDFFTLIAYYNPRVFGEAFKQEYNCIKWENDWKKFKAWTEGRTGFPLVDAGMRQLNAVGYMHNRVRMVAASVLVKLLHIDWRIGEKYFATKLVDYDPAVNNGNWQWVASTGTDYMFRLYNPWLQQRKFDPDAEYIKKWVTELRELAKRKFLT from the coding sequence GTGTTTTGTGCGTTTCTATTCAGGAGGGATCTGAGACTTCAGGACAACACGGGACTTAACCTAGCGTTGGAAAGCTGTCAAGCGGTAGTACCATTGCTCGTCTTAGATCCAAGACAGCTTCTCCACAACGAATATAAATCAGACTTCGCAATAGCGTTCTTCATTAACTCCATAGTGGAGCTAAACGAGGAGCTGAAAACGTTAGGCGGGGAGCTGAACTTGATTGAAGGAATAGCGGAGGACGTGATACCTTCACTTCCGGTCAATGCGATATTCTTTAACCAAGATTATACGCCATTCGCTAAAATAAGGGACGAAAAGCTAATGGAAAGGTGCAAAAGTAGGGGAATTCAGGTTAATGTAACTGAAGACTATACACTGATGCCGAAGGAGTTTTTCCTGAGAAAAGGAAGGCCATATCACACGTTCTCTAGATTCTACGCCGAAGCGATGGGAATCTCGATAAGAAAGCCCGTCGGAACGAAGGGTGGAAAATTCTCTAAATCGAAACTGGGAACTAGTACACGAATTCTCAGTAAGTACGTTGTCGGGGAAAAACCGATAGTAAGAGGGGGTAGGAGAGAGGCAATGGGATTACTAGAGAGAGCTAGAACTCTAAATGTCGACAAACGGGAGTTCCCCGCTGAGGAGGCCACCACCATGCTTTCAGCTCACATAAAGTTCGGAACCGTGTCCATAAGAGAGGCCTACTACAACGTGCCTGAGCCAATTAGAAGACAACTGTTCTGGAGAGACTTCTTCACTCTAATAGCGTACTACAATCCCCGCGTATTCGGAGAAGCTTTCAAACAAGAATATAACTGTATAAAATGGGAAAACGATTGGAAAAAATTCAAGGCGTGGACAGAGGGTCGTACCGGGTTCCCGTTGGTAGACGCTGGAATGAGGCAGTTAAATGCAGTCGGCTACATGCACAACAGAGTGCGAATGGTGGCCGCTTCGGTCCTAGTGAAACTTCTTCACATAGATTGGAGGATAGGTGAAAAGTACTTTGCGACTAAGTTGGTGGACTACGATCCTGCGGTTAACAACGGAAACTGGCAGTGGGTGGCTTCCACTGGAACGGATTACATGTTCAGACTTTACAACCCATGGCTACAACAAAGAAAATTCGACCCGGACGCTGAGTATATCAAGAAATGGGTTACTGAACTAAGGGAGTTAGCAAAGAGAAAATTCTTGACTTAG
- a CDS encoding winged helix-turn-helix domain-containing protein, whose amino-acid sequence MTRTKRTSVELVGDILRVVAEGRGRKSAIMRDANLSYEVMEKYLAYLREKGLLIEEGGMFKLTEKGVELLNRLDSLRELQAKASELINQIREELY is encoded by the coding sequence ATGACCAGAACTAAAAGGACCAGTGTGGAACTTGTTGGCGATATCTTAAGAGTTGTAGCTGAAGGCAGGGGACGGAAGTCAGCAATAATGAGAGATGCCAATCTGAGTTACGAGGTAATGGAGAAGTACTTGGCTTATCTCAGAGAGAAGGGTTTGTTAATTGAGGAAGGTGGGATGTTCAAGCTCACCGAGAAGGGAGTAGAACTTCTCAATAGGCTCGATTCGCTGAGGGAACTGCAGGCAAAAGCTAGTGAACTTATTAACCAAATAAGAGAAGAACTTTATTAG
- a CDS encoding aldo/keto reductase — MRVGDFEVSIGIGTWRMGGGYWEADTSRDAQWIEVIRYALEKGLTLVDTAEMYGGGHAEELVGKAVSGIERDSFFVVTKLWSNHLRYDDVIKYGRLSLRRLGLKYVDLLLIHWPNSSVPIGETVRAMERLVEEGTTRFIGVSNFNEEELRNAMESTSKYEIVANEIEYNVFRKDPEEGLIPFCEKSGVTVIAYTPLARGRVSVDPKVRKVAERYGRTPVQVALKYVMRRSIPIPKASSREHVDDIVGALGWNLSEDDYLYLKSV, encoded by the coding sequence ATGAGGGTAGGAGACTTCGAGGTCTCAATAGGCATAGGAACGTGGAGAATGGGAGGCGGCTATTGGGAGGCCGATACGTCGAGGGATGCTCAGTGGATCGAGGTCATAAGATACGCGCTAGAGAAGGGTCTTACACTCGTCGACACGGCAGAGATGTATGGAGGTGGACACGCAGAAGAGCTAGTGGGTAAAGCGGTGTCTGGTATCGAGCGAGACTCCTTCTTTGTAGTGACTAAGCTGTGGAGTAATCACCTTAGGTATGATGACGTTATCAAGTATGGAAGGTTGAGCTTGAGGAGGTTAGGCCTGAAGTATGTAGATCTATTACTCATTCATTGGCCAAACTCCTCTGTGCCCATAGGGGAAACAGTCAGGGCCATGGAGAGACTAGTAGAGGAGGGAACCACGAGGTTCATAGGAGTGAGTAACTTCAATGAGGAGGAACTTAGGAACGCCATGGAATCCACGTCGAAGTACGAGATCGTTGCTAATGAGATAGAGTACAACGTGTTTAGAAAGGACCCAGAGGAGGGACTAATTCCCTTCTGTGAAAAGAGTGGCGTAACAGTGATTGCATACACGCCCTTGGCAAGAGGGCGAGTGTCAGTAGATCCTAAGGTTAGGAAAGTTGCAGAGAGGTATGGCAGAACCCCTGTGCAGGTAGCTCTGAAGTATGTGATGAGGAGGTCTATTCCTATTCCTAAGGCGTCATCTAGAGAGCACGTCGATGATATTGTTGGGGCGTTAGGCTGGAATCTCAGCGAGGATGACTATCTATACTTGAAGTCGGTTTAG
- a CDS encoding GHMP kinase, giving the protein MISAPGKVLWIGSYTVVFGGLAHVIAIDKRVRCEVCESQRPIYETNFGVFEGKGNELIQSVLEEFEREEGKVPPLRVKLMNDREFIRNGRKTGLGSSSAATVALTACIYKYLHGRLDLGEIYVKAQRANWRRQGGIGSGFDVAAAVFGSVVYRTFTDPIKVDSYHEPLKLGDKVSMIVGLSGRPSSTVELVKRFIEGRSKIEPLMKLIDEENQNAINLLKRGKIDAAALHTRLARNILAQAAKTVGVNLNGEMGKVIDEAEENGAYVSLSPGAGGGELYFALGDDLASVEAKWRKRGLTVFYVKEDMGVREE; this is encoded by the coding sequence ATGATTTCGGCGCCAGGAAAGGTCCTATGGATAGGCAGTTATACTGTGGTGTTCGGAGGGCTCGCCCACGTTATAGCTATAGACAAGAGAGTAAGATGTGAGGTCTGTGAGTCTCAGAGACCAATTTACGAGACTAACTTCGGTGTTTTTGAAGGAAAGGGGAACGAACTCATTCAATCTGTCCTAGAGGAGTTCGAGAGAGAGGAGGGGAAGGTTCCTCCACTACGGGTTAAGCTTATGAACGATAGAGAGTTCATCAGGAACGGAAGAAAGACAGGTTTAGGAAGCTCCTCCGCTGCTACAGTAGCACTCACGGCCTGCATATACAAATACCTCCATGGGAGACTCGACTTAGGCGAGATTTATGTTAAGGCCCAAAGGGCCAACTGGAGGAGGCAGGGAGGGATAGGAAGTGGGTTTGATGTAGCAGCTGCTGTCTTCGGCAGCGTTGTTTACAGGACTTTCACTGATCCTATCAAGGTGGACTCCTATCATGAACCATTAAAGCTAGGAGATAAGGTGTCTATGATCGTTGGGCTAAGTGGAAGACCTTCCTCTACAGTAGAATTGGTGAAACGGTTCATTGAGGGGAGATCCAAAATAGAACCGCTAATGAAGTTGATCGACGAGGAGAATCAAAACGCTATCAATCTGTTGAAAAGAGGAAAGATTGATGCTGCTGCTCTACATACCAGACTGGCTAGGAACATTCTGGCACAGGCCGCCAAGACTGTAGGTGTCAACCTTAACGGTGAGATGGGGAAAGTAATAGATGAAGCTGAGGAGAATGGAGCATATGTCTCTCTCTCACCAGGAGCGGGAGGAGGAGAGCTATACTTCGCCCTAGGAGATGATTTAGCGAGTGTGGAGGCCAAGTGGCGGAAGAGAGGGCTAACAGTGTTCTACGTTAAGGAAGATATGGGGGTGAGAGAAGAGTGA
- the mvaD gene encoding diphosphomevalonate decarboxylase gives MKRAVVEAPANIALVKYWGKRNEELNLPLNDSLSMTLDLTVKTEVTLSREFDRDEVYVNQRRLSDEEVKEYAGRVMRSIRKVAGDQGLRAVVRSVSTFPESAGLASSAAGMAALVWACNEALGLGLDRKEISKLAREGSGSACRSIFGGFVLWKKGTRNDGSDSYCEELFPPSHWDLVDVIGLVSDSKKKISSREGMKRVRTAPTLDSRLEFVNRTLPKMIESIANRDESSFYELVMRHSNSMHSVIMDSWPPTWYLNDISIKVMEIIYAYGKAAYTFDAGPNPHVITSSSRADEIENLLRDAGARRVIVSKISQGPRTLEVG, from the coding sequence GTGAAGAGAGCCGTAGTTGAAGCACCTGCAAACATAGCGCTGGTGAAATATTGGGGGAAAAGGAACGAGGAGCTTAACTTGCCTTTGAACGACAGCTTATCCATGACCCTAGACCTAACCGTTAAGACTGAGGTGACTTTATCCAGGGAGTTCGATAGAGACGAGGTCTACGTTAACCAAAGGAGATTAAGTGACGAAGAGGTGAAGGAGTATGCAGGTAGAGTAATGAGATCTATTAGGAAGGTGGCTGGGGACCAAGGACTTCGAGCGGTGGTGCGGTCTGTCTCTACGTTTCCAGAGTCGGCAGGTCTGGCATCCTCAGCGGCCGGAATGGCCGCACTCGTGTGGGCATGCAACGAGGCGTTAGGGTTAGGGTTAGACAGAAAGGAAATCTCGAAGTTAGCTCGAGAGGGTTCCGGCAGCGCCTGCAGGAGTATCTTCGGTGGATTTGTATTGTGGAAGAAGGGGACGAGGAACGACGGCAGTGACTCTTACTGTGAAGAATTGTTCCCCCCTTCCCACTGGGACCTAGTTGATGTGATAGGACTCGTCTCAGATTCAAAAAAGAAGATTTCATCTAGAGAAGGGATGAAGAGAGTAAGGACTGCCCCCACGTTAGATAGCAGGTTGGAGTTCGTGAACAGGACCCTACCTAAAATGATAGAGAGTATAGCTAACAGAGACGAGAGTTCCTTCTATGAATTGGTGATGAGGCATAGCAACAGTATGCACTCAGTAATCATGGACTCTTGGCCGCCAACTTGGTATCTTAACGATATATCTATAAAAGTGATGGAAATAATTTACGCCTATGGTAAGGCTGCCTATACCTTCGACGCCGGTCCTAATCCACACGTAATAACTTCCAGCTCTAGAGCAGATGAGATCGAGAATTTGCTAAGGGACGCCGGGGCGAGAAGGGTGATAGTGTCCAAGATAAGCCAAGGACCTAGGACACTTGAGGTCGGATGA
- a CDS encoding UDP-N-acetylglucosamine--N-acetylmuramyl-(pentapeptide) pyrophosphoryl-undecaprenol N-acetylglucosamine transferase — MDVLIIASGGGHTGYARAIAQYLEEKVDFVVPEGDLLSRKLLEPYARKIFEVAKGREPSGGSLLLGVLRALTQSFQLPKYDATVATGSNHSVVPSLIERVKGSSIYAIESQDRIVTRGKAIHLISRFSRAVFLHWKEQLPLYKNGVVTGPIVEKPKYDARDEGYVLFTAGSMGFHRLFKKALALQVKGVVQTGRLSPDLYRSQRPDWNFFDYDIDLERWIAHASIVVTHQGKTAMEAVVMYRKPTVVVYNSDWTRAASREDTKIYAELLGAYFLEDPSKWKGDELNTALASVKEPKPIEPGTIKLVNYVLKRRLGSG; from the coding sequence TTGGATGTACTCATAATTGCCAGTGGGGGCGGACATACAGGTTACGCTAGAGCGATAGCCCAATACTTAGAGGAAAAAGTAGACTTCGTGGTTCCCGAGGGCGACTTGCTATCCAGAAAGCTACTCGAGCCCTATGCTAGGAAGATCTTTGAGGTAGCTAAGGGAAGGGAGCCATCTGGGGGGTCGCTTCTCTTAGGCGTGTTAAGGGCGCTAACTCAGAGTTTTCAGCTACCGAAGTATGATGCGACCGTGGCAACGGGTTCTAACCATTCTGTCGTTCCATCATTAATTGAGAGGGTCAAAGGTTCCTCGATTTATGCGATAGAGAGCCAGGACAGGATAGTTACTCGGGGAAAGGCAATTCACTTAATCTCTAGATTCTCTAGGGCGGTCTTCCTCCACTGGAAGGAGCAGCTTCCTCTGTATAAAAACGGAGTGGTGACGGGCCCCATAGTTGAAAAACCTAAGTATGATGCCAGGGACGAAGGCTACGTCCTTTTCACTGCTGGAAGTATGGGATTTCACCGACTCTTTAAGAAGGCCTTGGCCCTGCAGGTTAAGGGAGTTGTTCAGACGGGTAGGCTCTCGCCCGACCTTTATAGAAGCCAAAGGCCGGATTGGAATTTCTTCGACTACGACATAGATCTAGAGAGATGGATAGCACACGCCTCAATAGTCGTAACCCATCAAGGGAAGACCGCGATGGAGGCCGTGGTAATGTATAGGAAGCCTACCGTAGTTGTCTACAACTCGGACTGGACAAGGGCAGCATCTAGAGAGGACACCAAGATCTACGCTGAGTTACTTGGGGCATATTTCCTAGAGGACCCGTCAAAGTGGAAAGGTGATGAACTTAACACCGCTCTGGCTTCCGTCAAGGAACCCAAGCCAATTGAGCCTGGGACGATTAAGTTGGTTAACTACGTTCTAAAGAGAAGACTCGGCTCAGGTTAG
- the thrS gene encoding threonine--tRNA ligase, whose protein sequence is MQDYTSTWIKGAVILAANMARAGYRPVAVGVGEREFYVDVESDKSIELEEATKFAQYTDIQLKVSDGEIEVNGLRLKSSHIPSDNKPRYFQILNISTHHPSPDRQYVRVHGVAFETEEELNRYMEWLRRAAERDHRLIGESMDLFSFHEEVGQGLALFHPKGQLIRRELMRYMQEINESMNYQEVFTSHVYRSILWKISGHYDMYRDKMLIFTHEDEELGVKPMNCPGHIMIYKSRQRSYKDLPIRFSEFGTIYRWEKKGELYGLLRVREITQDDGHVFLREDQIQEEVTLLIRKTLEVLEKLGFKGEDVRVNLSTRPDESIGTDEQWEKATNSLVNAMRSMGVEFRVKEKEGAFYGPKIDFEIKDSLERWWQLSTIQVDFNLPDRFKLDYVERDGSKKRPVMVHRAIFGSIDRFMAILLEHFSGKLPTWLSPVQVRVIPISDAVSYYANSIAEKLKKRKVRTEVDGTDETLSRRIKRAYDEGVPYIVVVGRREAEEVTVTVRGRGNVEVRGVSLDKFLAAIEEEVSNRELNPTTLERIR, encoded by the coding sequence GTGCAGGATTACACCTCCACGTGGATCAAGGGTGCCGTTATACTTGCGGCAAACATGGCAAGAGCAGGGTACAGGCCAGTTGCAGTGGGAGTAGGAGAGAGGGAGTTCTACGTAGATGTAGAGTCAGACAAATCGATAGAACTAGAAGAAGCTACGAAGTTCGCTCAATATACCGACATCCAGCTGAAGGTGTCGGATGGAGAGATTGAAGTTAACGGATTGCGATTGAAGTCCTCACATATCCCGTCTGACAATAAGCCAAGGTACTTCCAGATACTAAATATTTCCACCCACCACCCTTCTCCTGACAGACAGTACGTGAGAGTGCATGGAGTCGCTTTCGAAACTGAGGAGGAACTAAATCGATATATGGAATGGCTCAGAAGGGCCGCGGAGAGAGACCACAGATTAATAGGGGAATCTATGGACCTCTTCAGTTTTCACGAGGAGGTAGGTCAAGGACTGGCCCTGTTCCATCCAAAGGGTCAATTAATAAGGAGGGAATTAATGAGGTACATGCAAGAGATAAACGAGTCCATGAACTACCAAGAGGTCTTCACCAGTCACGTGTACAGGAGCATACTTTGGAAGATCAGTGGTCACTACGACATGTATAGGGATAAGATGCTCATCTTTACTCATGAGGATGAGGAGCTCGGCGTCAAACCCATGAACTGTCCTGGACACATAATGATATATAAATCGAGGCAGAGAAGCTACAAGGACCTCCCCATCAGGTTCTCTGAATTTGGAACCATCTATAGATGGGAGAAAAAGGGAGAGTTGTATGGACTCCTTAGAGTAAGGGAAATAACGCAGGACGACGGTCACGTCTTTCTAAGGGAGGATCAGATACAAGAGGAGGTCACTCTTCTGATAAGGAAAACGCTAGAAGTACTAGAGAAGTTAGGGTTCAAGGGAGAGGACGTCAGAGTGAACCTCAGCACTAGACCGGACGAGAGCATAGGAACCGATGAGCAATGGGAGAAGGCAACCAACAGCTTAGTGAATGCGATGAGGAGTATGGGAGTCGAGTTTAGAGTAAAGGAGAAGGAGGGAGCATTCTACGGCCCAAAGATAGACTTCGAGATAAAGGATAGTTTGGAGAGATGGTGGCAACTCTCTACCATACAGGTCGACTTTAACTTACCTGACAGATTTAAACTCGACTACGTTGAGAGGGACGGCTCCAAGAAGAGGCCAGTTATGGTTCACAGGGCGATCTTCGGATCTATAGACAGGTTCATGGCAATACTCCTAGAACACTTTTCAGGTAAGTTGCCTACTTGGCTCAGCCCAGTACAGGTGAGAGTGATACCAATATCTGACGCAGTGAGCTACTACGCGAATTCCATCGCCGAGAAACTAAAGAAACGTAAAGTTAGAACAGAAGTGGACGGTACCGATGAAACCCTATCAAGAAGAATAAAGAGGGCTTACGATGAGGGCGTCCCCTACATCGTAGTAGTGGGAAGAAGAGAAGCAGAGGAAGTCACGGTTACTGTGAGAGGGAGAGGTAACGTAGAAGTTAGGGGGGTTTCATTAGATAAGTTCCTTGCCGCGATAGAGGAGGAGGTGTCAAACAGAGAGTTGAATCCCACCACTTTGGAGAGGATCCGATGA
- a CDS encoding methylated-DNA--[protein]-cysteine S-methyltransferase, whose protein sequence is MIKYGLYESPLGVITVAATEKGLRMLDFCRCAEKGLIDQDYFSALFRRLDLYFSGKKVSFDFQLDLDYNPFRVRVFKEVTKIVWGTTSTYKEVAAKVGTSPRAVGVALSKNPLLLVIPCHRVVAENGLGGYSRGVELKRKLLELEGVNPRR, encoded by the coding sequence ATGATAAAGTACGGTCTATACGAGAGCCCCCTTGGAGTGATAACAGTAGCGGCCACGGAGAAGGGCCTTAGGATGCTGGACTTTTGTCGGTGTGCAGAAAAAGGACTTATAGACCAAGACTACTTCTCTGCTCTTTTCAGACGATTAGACCTTTACTTCTCTGGTAAAAAAGTGAGCTTTGACTTTCAATTGGACTTAGATTATAACCCTTTCAGAGTACGGGTGTTTAAGGAGGTGACCAAAATAGTTTGGGGGACTACGTCTACGTACAAAGAAGTGGCAGCGAAAGTTGGAACTTCCCCCAGGGCAGTTGGTGTAGCGCTCTCAAAAAATCCCTTACTTCTTGTCATACCCTGTCATAGAGTAGTGGCAGAAAACGGGTTAGGAGGCTACTCCAGAGGTGTGGAACTGAAAAGGAAGCTCCTTGAGCTAGAGGGTGTGAACCCTCGGAGGTGA
- a CDS encoding MBL fold metallo-hydrolase — MKLTRDVEVVPGSPNTLIYQGRIVVDLGGRNAELNLSAEWYLCTHGHADHIAGLKRNGLKYLPSKDMWALSKAGRRSMVYGFSSKDSQLFSYDLPHGDIEAQITDVEVEKVPLPGHTPGHTAYVLGSVAYLGDSVFGQRVLESFVFPFHGDFWQALESLNLAEELVRGTEGAVIAHGPLQTAPTKVLDLIRVNREYMNKLVLKVKDLIASKPQTAEELVVKVMKESEREPSPTAVLLNSVTAKSILVGLGAEPKVTERGIEWALK, encoded by the coding sequence TTGAAACTGACAAGAGACGTAGAGGTCGTTCCAGGAAGTCCAAACACCCTCATATATCAAGGGAGGATCGTAGTGGACCTAGGGGGGAGAAACGCTGAGCTGAATCTGAGCGCCGAGTGGTACCTCTGCACCCATGGACATGCCGATCACATAGCGGGGCTGAAGAGAAATGGACTTAAGTATCTCCCTTCAAAGGACATGTGGGCTTTATCGAAGGCAGGAAGGAGGTCCATGGTTTATGGCTTCTCGTCCAAGGATAGCCAGCTGTTCTCTTACGATCTACCTCATGGAGACATAGAAGCACAAATAACGGACGTAGAGGTGGAGAAGGTGCCTCTACCTGGACACACTCCAGGACATACGGCCTACGTGCTGGGTAGTGTAGCCTACTTAGGCGATTCAGTTTTCGGCCAGAGAGTTCTTGAATCTTTCGTTTTCCCTTTCCACGGCGACTTCTGGCAGGCTCTCGAATCGCTTAACTTAGCGGAGGAGCTAGTCAGAGGAACAGAAGGAGCAGTAATAGCTCACGGTCCCCTACAAACTGCACCAACCAAAGTCCTCGACCTAATAAGAGTGAATAGGGAGTACATGAACAAGTTAGTCCTGAAAGTGAAGGACCTAATTGCATCCAAGCCTCAGACAGCCGAAGAGTTGGTGGTGAAAGTGATGAAGGAAAGCGAAAGAGAACCGAGCCCCACGGCCGTTCTTCTCAACTCAGTTACCGCAAAGTCAATATTGGTGGGGCTAGGCGCAGAGCCAAAGGTTACTGAGAGGGGCATAGAGTGGGCTCTGAAATAG
- a CDS encoding pirin family protein, protein MIRRISGAIQGRHTMDGAGVKLYRVFGGMDTVSLTDPFLLLDFFGSNDPREYEAGFPWHPHRGIETVTYLMEGKVEHEDSEGNKGVLYPGDLQWMTAGSGIFHQEMPKPISEGDRGLLQTSVMNTTVKGLQLWINLPATKKMTTPVYRDVRRNHAPKVEFDGGEVTVVAGEAMGVEGPVKAGVAVDPTYLEVKLRPESEASFKVKRGYTVLVYIVEGKGKFDPSSKTSIPDGYLVIYEDGDEVRVSTEKGVHFILLSGRPLNEPVYWYGPIVMNTEEQIVEALADLRRGTFVREKHPIVE, encoded by the coding sequence TTGATTAGAAGAATATCTGGAGCGATTCAAGGTCGACACACTATGGATGGTGCCGGTGTCAAACTGTACAGGGTCTTTGGCGGGATGGACACTGTCAGTCTTACTGATCCTTTTCTCTTACTCGATTTCTTCGGTTCAAATGATCCTAGGGAATATGAGGCCGGATTTCCATGGCACCCTCACAGGGGAATAGAGACTGTGACTTATCTGATGGAGGGTAAAGTCGAACATGAGGATAGTGAAGGGAACAAGGGTGTCCTATACCCAGGAGACCTTCAGTGGATGACGGCAGGAAGCGGAATATTTCATCAGGAGATGCCTAAACCCATCTCTGAGGGCGATAGGGGTTTACTGCAGACCTCAGTTATGAATACAACAGTTAAAGGATTACAGTTGTGGATAAATCTTCCAGCAACTAAGAAAATGACTACCCCAGTGTATAGAGACGTTAGAAGAAATCATGCTCCTAAGGTAGAGTTTGATGGAGGTGAGGTCACTGTAGTGGCAGGGGAGGCCATGGGTGTAGAGGGGCCAGTTAAAGCTGGGGTCGCAGTAGATCCCACGTACTTGGAAGTGAAATTGAGGCCTGAGTCAGAAGCTTCATTCAAAGTGAAGCGTGGATATACGGTTTTAGTATATATAGTTGAAGGAAAGGGGAAGTTCGATCCTTCTTCGAAGACCTCTATACCCGATGGATATCTAGTCATCTATGAAGATGGTGACGAAGTGCGTGTGAGTACGGAGAAGGGCGTTCATTTTATCCTACTCTCTGGGAGGCCTCTAAATGAGCCCGTATATTGGTATGGTCCCATTGTAATGAATACCGAAGAACAGATAGTTGAGGCCTTGGCCGACCTTAGGAGAGGTACTTTCGTAAGAGAGAAACATCCCATTGTGGAATGA